From a single Miscanthus floridulus cultivar M001 chromosome 8, ASM1932011v1, whole genome shotgun sequence genomic region:
- the LOC136468973 gene encoding late embryogenesis abundant protein 76-like, producing the protein MAQEQLAPLAARVKELEEELTRAASDRDAFRARAVEATASATALAGQLGAEQNAHQLTKGALDEALAAAETSQTEAVVWRGTVEELGSEASRAAEASWVKARCLKEKADASRDEALCWKEKAEACQVETRRWERKAKESEAEVTRAAEASSAVQTVLETEIGEHEALKRAALSAYEALDVKGVHDGYVLPDDDEEADAAVTKLMEGAEGLGTTLATLFEEEVVPPLPSADAGGPEP; encoded by the exons ATGGCCCAagagcagctcgcccctctggcagcgcgggtcaaggagttggaggaggagctcacccgcgcggctagtgatcgggatgccttcagggctcgagccgttgaagctacAGCCTCGGCCACCGCTCTTGcagggcagctaggggcggaacagaacgcgcaccagctgacgaaaggtgccttggatgaggcccttgctgcagctgagaCCTCGcaaaccgaggctgtggtttggagggggacggtcgagg agctggggagtgaagcttccagggcggccgaggcttcttgggtcaaggcccggtgcttgaaggagaaggccgatgCTTCCCGGGACGAGGCCCtgtgctggaaggagaaagccgaggcctgtcaagTCGAGACCCGTCGCTGGGAGcggaaggccaagg agtcagaagcggaggttactcgggcagccgaggcttccagcgcggtgcagacggtgctcgagaccgagatcggggagcacgaggcgctaaaacgtgctgccctttccgcctacGAGGCCTTGGATGTcaaaggggttca tgatggctatgtcttgcctgatgacgacgaggaggccgacgcggcggtcacgaagctgatggagggggCGGAAGGCCTTGGCACgacgctggcgacgctcttcgaagaggaggtggtccctcccctaccatctgccgatgctggaggccccgagccttga